CCCGCCCCcacctctttcttctctcccctctgacttctttcccctctttctttctggactatctttgtgttttatgatCCATGTGAATgtttaagtgtttatatattggtttcataatagtattgagtacattggatactttttttcccattcttgagatactttactaagaagagtatgtttcagctccatccaggtaaacacaaaagatgcaaagtctccctctttttatggctgcatagtgttccatggtatacacataccacaatttgtttatctatttatggGTTGATGGTATTACTTTGATTAGCTGAAAAACCAGTAAAGATATGTTTCATAcccatgtatgtatttatatatttcaaaagattCAACTATTGAAAGATTCTACTGCATTTACTAACATGATTGAACAGTCATAAAAGGTAATAAAACAATTAGCTTTACTAATACACTGTTGGGTCCTGAGCTGGAAGACAAAAAAAGATTCCCGAGGGGCCATAAAACTGCAAATGATTGTAAACCAACAGGTTTCTCTGTGACATGAGAGAACTCTGCAGTATGTTtttgtccattcattcactcagtgaGTAGTTTCTGAGGGCCCAGGCTATATGCAATGTACTGGGGATATGGCTGTGAACAAAAATTAAGGCTCCTCTTTCATTGAGCTTGGAGCTGGCTGGAAAGGACAGACAGTAAATGTAACAAGTGTGTTGAACAGAAGCTGTATCAGTTAgatagggctgccataacaaagtacaacgatggaaatgtgttttctcatgggtctggaggctggaagtcctcAAGAAGATATTGGTATGGTTGGTTTCTCCTTaggcctctctccctggcttgtAGCTGGCCACCTTCTGCCTGTGCTTTCATATGGTCATCGCTCTATgtctgtctgtgtcctaatctcctcttcttatTAGATTAGAGCCCACCAGCATGACCCCCTTTGCTTTAATCACCTCCTTAAAGGCCTTatgtccaaatacagtcacattctgagattccAAGTGTTAGGAcctcaatatatgaatttggggggagacAATTCAGCTCATGACTGAAGGTCAATGTTAGAAACTGAtagtgaaatggaaagaaaagagagaagagcaCATTGAGGGGTCAGGTGTGTGTGTCTGAGGTGCAGGTTGCAGTTTAGATAGGATGGTCAGTGTGAGGCcttttataaaagttaaaatttgaaCACAAACTTGAAGTTGAACACTGAGCCACACAGATATtggagaaagaacattccaggtaGAGGGAAAAGCCAGGGCAAAGGTGAGACTGTGCCAGATGGATCCCTAAGAACAGCTGGGGGGCACAGAGGGAGCCAGGGTGTGTGtaagggtggggctggatggCGTCAGCCTCAAACAGTTTTGAGTTTTCAAAACTATTGCACGGTTATGAGCAAAGGTCTTAAAAGAATGGCTCAGGCTGTGGGGCTGGACATAGGAGACCACTGATGTTGAGAGTTGTCCCAGCGAGGGTGGGATGCCTTCAGGTTCTGAGTCCACATGGAGATCAAAATTAACTGCTGGATAGGATTTGGTATGTCAGGGAGAGAGGAGTCTAAGCTTTTGGCTCCAGAATCTGGAAAAATGGTACCACCATTAGGCCAAGATGGGAAGGGCTGTGGGGAGGGTCAGGAGGTCAGTTCAGACTGTTAAATGTGAGATGAGGTGCTTGCCTGTGCATCCGCTTTGCATCTTTCCAATTTAGGGAGGTTCTGAACTCTGCCtggatttcttttcccttcctgccAAGTTCCCAGGCAATAAATTGGGCAATTTTAgggcttcatttatttgttttacgACTCTGAGGGATTACTATCCTTTGTTATCTGATGTCCATAGTCTTGTGTagccatatttcattttttttcagtctttagtTGTTTCCAGCAGGTGGGTaaatctgatttattttattttctcttgactAGAAGAGGAAGTCTTCTGATGCtatattttgtaattaatattACCAACCAATCACTAATTCCCCCATGGGCACTCTTTCGAGATATGGGAAAGCCTAACTCAGTTGTCACCTGTTTTGGATAAATTTCCTCAATCCTCCTTTTACTCTCCTCATTACCTCTGGTGAATTTTACTGTTTCCTTTCTGATGTGGCATTATTTTCTGTGTATATTCATTTTAGCATTACTTacacatattatttttcaaatacctATATATAGATCTCATACTGTTTtaagtaaaatacaaattaaatacttttataaatacataaaattaccaaattttaccACAGctagtgaaaataaaaacatttaaaaagtagttttttaGTAAAAAATAGCAGATCGGATATATGTGTTTACTTCCAGTGTATCCTGAATccctcttaaaaattttttttaaaagggtgccctagctcaatggttagagcacccgtgcaccaagggtggcgggttcgaatctggccagggcctgctaaacaaaataaataaaataaaataaaacaaaacaaaataaaatatttaaaaaaagtgaaatggctcggcgcctgtggctcaaacggcctaaggcaccaaccacatacacctgagctggagggttggaatccagcccaggcccgccaaacaacaatgatggctgcaaccaaaaaatagctgggcgttgtggcggatgtctgtagtcccagctacttgaggctgaggcaggagaatcacttgagcccaggagttggaggttgctgtgagctgtgatgtcacagcactctacccagggtgacagcttgaggctctgtctcaaaaaaaaaaaaaaaaagtgaaatgcctGTTGCCTGTGTGACATCTAGGCAGGGCAGCAGGACAGGTCATTGAAGTTTGGAAGAAAGGACTTGAGTTCCAAGTTTGAGGGAGACATCTGGACTATTGATAAATGTGGGCTGGCTGGCTGATAGTATTTAAAACATGCACCACCGGATGAGTCTACCAGGAGAGTGGGtgtggaaaaagaaaaggctgcCCTGCACCCTCTCCCAGAAGTCGATCTGCAAGAAGCTTGTTGTTGACCTGGGGCAGTGACAGGAGTTCAGTGGGCACTGGGGGACAACCTGACTGCAGCAGGTTCAAGAGACAACAGCAGGGGTGGAGGGTAGAATTGACCTTGCACATTAAAAACTCTTTCAGGATGCTTTGGTGCAAAGCAGAGAAATGGGGCAGTGTTGAGAAGGGGAAGTGGTGGTCAAAGAGAAACAACAGCGCATTCGTGCTGATGGGAAATGATTGCAGGGAGAATTAAATAGGGCTGGTGTAGGAGGCTGGGGGTGGATTGTAGGCAATAAACAAGCTCGTGTGTGAAGTGTTGAGAGTAAGCTAGGCGGTGCCTCTCAGGGAGTCTGGGCAGGGAGCGTGTCTTTGATAGTGTAATTTAAACAGAAACTTGAAGGTAGTGACAGCGACCTATGTGGGTTCTGGGGAGAGCATTTCAGGGAGAAGAAACAGTAAACGCAAAGGCCCTGCAGTGGGACTGATGGGTGTGCTGTAGGGACAGTGTGGCTGGGTCAGACTTAGTAGGGGGACAGTGGTGGGACTGGTGAATTGACACAGGCAGATCACGCAGGACCTGCCTTTTTCTCTGCCAGAGATGGGACCAGGGGGCAGGTTCTGGACAAAGGTACAATGGGCTCCGCTCTTAACAGGATCACTCTGGCTCTAAGTAGAGAATAGAGTCAGAACAAGGGCAGAAACCAGAGGTCAGAGTCTACTGCAATCGTCCAGATGAGAGACCTCAGTGCTTAGGAGAAGTGTGTTAAtggtggaggtgggagaagggctGGATTCTGCATGTATAGTCGTATCTTGGTATCTCTGGGACTGATGAGTGTACCAAAATCTGCACATACTCAAATCCTACAGTCAGCCCCATGGAACCTCCATATATAAAAGTTGGCCCTCTATCTATGTGGGTTTAGCATCCTGtgaatactgtattttctttttttttttttttgtagagacagagtctcactttatggccctcggtagagtgccgtggcatcacacagctcacagcaacctccagctcctgggcttaagcgattctcttgcctcagcctcccgagtagctgggactacaggcgcccgccacagcacccggctatttgtttttgttgcagtttggccggggctgggtttgaacccgccaccctcggcatatggggccggcgcccttctcactgagccacaggcaccaccctgaatacTGTATTTTCAATCCAAATTTGGTTGAAAAAGATCCGCACATAAGTAGACCTGAGCAGTTCAAACCTACGtccaagggtcaactgtatttcaAAGGTAGGGACTCAGGGTTTGCTGGTATACTAGGTGCAGAGTGTGAGAGAAACAGAGGCATCAAGGATGATGCCAGTGTTTTGGCCTGAGCACTAAGGCACGATGGGCATGCCCTTGACTGGCACTGGGAAGACCAGGAGCCTGACTATCAGAACTCATCCaggtgcattttctttttctttctttctttctttttttttttttgagacagagtctcactctgtcaccctgggtagagtgctgtggcatcagcctagctcacagcaacctaaacttctaactcctgggttcaagcaatcctgccttagactcctgagtagctgggactataggcacctggcaccatacccagctaatttttctgtttttagtagagatagggtctccctctttctcagatcggtcttgaactcctgagctcgagtgaccctcctgcctcagcctcccagagtgctaggatcacaggcatgaaccactatggCCCATCTGGATGcatgtttaaaatattctctattgGCCAATGAGCCCCACTCCAGACATCTGGCTCAAGTTAATGTGCTTATTCACCCAAATTGGGAGTGTTGAATGGGCCACTGGATATTTGAGCCTGGACTTTCTGGAGAGGCTGGGGCTGAGATATGTAAACTTAGGGGCAGTCAAAGAGCAGCAGGTGGCTGCTTGTGCCATCAGACTAGATGTGCTTACTTAGGGAGTGAGCATGGCCATCAGGAAGAAGGGGGTCTGCATGCACATCATGAAAGCATCAACCTGAGAAACCCAGACCTGCCCTCTGCCAAGGAAGAAAGTGGCTCAGAGTTTTGGACTGGTCAGGAAATCAAATGTGCTGAGGTCTGGATGGGGCTCCCTTTCTGCCTTCCACCTGGGATCTTGTGAGAACAGGAGCTCACCAGAAAGAAGAGAGTTTGCATATTTTGGATGGCAAAGACCTTCACCTGTATGGCttcatgcctgtggctcaagtggctaaagtgccagccacatacacctgagtgggttcgaatccagcccagacctgccaaacaacaatgatggctgcaaccaaaaaaaaaaaaaaaaaaagccaggcgttgtggcaggcgcctgaggtcccacctacttgggaggcagaggcaggaaaatcgcttgagcacaggagttggaggttgctgtgatctgtgatgccacagcactctaccaggtgagacatagtgagactctttctcaaaaaaaaaagaccttcacCTGTAGCACTGTTTAGGGTGTTAAATTGGATGGGCCTCTTGTGAGGTATGGCATCTGAGAGTAGAAGAGTGTCCACTGGGCCAAAGGTCTGAGAAAAACATGCCTCTAGGCCATCTTCTAGGCTTTATCCATGTCATTAGGGCTGAGTCATTGGTTAATTAAAAGCAACTCTTACATAGCCGTTCCTATGAGCCACATGCATGTTCTAATGGCATTTGTGtatattatttaatcctcaccacagaCCTAAGAAGTAGATTCAATTATAAACAGCCTCATGTTGcccaggaagaaactgaggcactgagaggGCACCAGACAGTGGAGtggctgggattttttttttttttgagacaaagtcttactctggcaccttgggtagagtgtcatggcatcatagctcatagcaacctcaaactcttgggcttgaggaaacttcttgccttagccttgtgaatagctgggactataggactgcaccaccacacctgggtagtttttcctctttttttaaaatgaattttttaaaatttatttatttatttattcaagacagagtctcaagctgtcaccctgggtagagtgccatggcatcatcatacttcacagcaacctccaactcttgggctcaaatgatcctcttgtctcagtttttctatttttagtagagaaggggtctcactcgtcctcaggctggtctcgaacttgtgagctcaagcaatccatccacctcggcctcccagaatgctaggattacaggcatgagccactgcacctggcctagtttttctatttttaatagagatggggtcttactcttgctcaggctggtctcaaacgcctgagctcaagagatcttcctgccttagtctcccagagtgctagggttacaggtgtgagccactgtgccccacctaggggctgggatttgaacccacacaCTTCTTCTGTGCCTCACATTGTGCCCTGCTGCCCCCAAAGAGCAAAATGAACATCACTGAGTGAGTCACCTTGTAATGTCATTCTGTTCTTGGAACAAACGGAGGGGCTGGGACCATAATTCAAGTTGTGCAGAGTGGAGAAGTGGTCACAGAGCGGATGAGAGGCCAAGCCAGGCCTCCAGGTAGCTGGTTGGTCTTAAGGGCCTTACCTGGGACTATGTCCCTGTGTTGCACCGGGTGTCCCATGGGGATTCAGCACCCCAAGGCTTTTGGCACTACTTAGAAGTTTGGATAAGATTTAAAGGctagggcgacacctgtggctcagcgggtagggcgctggtcccatatgccggagatggcgggttcaaacccagccccggccaaaaaaaaaaaaaaaaagatttaaaggctagtggcacctgtagctcagtgggtaagggcgccggctacatacactgaggctggggggtttgaacctggcccaggcctgctaaacaacgacaactgaaacaacaacaacaacaaaaatagccaggtgttgtggtgggtgtctgtagtcccagctacttgggaggctgaggcaagagaatcgcttaagcccaagagtttgaggttgctgtgagctgtgatgccatagaactctaccgagggcaacatagtgagactctgtctcaaaaaaaaaaagaaaaaaaatatttagggcggcgcctgtggctcaaaggagtagggcaccggcttaacatcctggaggtggcaggttcaaacctggccctggccaacaactgcaaaaaaaaaaaaaaaagatttaaaggcTGTAACTCCCTCTAGAATGTCCTCTGGGTTCTGGATGGCCTGCTGCCTCTCTCCTGGGCAAGTGCTCTATTTCCTAATCTCTCCCACACTGTCGGGGCTGGGAGGGCAAGTGATTTAAACACAATCCTGTGAGAGTTCAGCTCCTGCAGGGTCTCAGCCAGGGCTGGGGACAGCCAGGAGACAGGCTGAGGGAGAGGGCCTGCCTTAGACTCCACCTGGATATCTTCATAGGACATGAGGCCGCTTTGGGATGGCGGAGTCCTGAAGATGGGGAAACATAAGCTGAGTGAGGACAGGGGACTCATGCCAGGTCACACAGGGACTCTGTGGCAGGGAAAGGACTTGGCTATGAATCACTGGACTCCCAGGCCTGAACCATCCCTCAGCCACTGGCTGAACTCTCCTCCTGGAAGGAAGCTGACCCCACACACCCTGGCTGACCCCTTCCTGGTGTGCTTTCTGCCAGAGTCCTTGAGACTGGCTGGGGCCCAGTTGCCATAGAGATGGCCTGTGGGCAGTTCCACACCAGGTGGAGTGGGGGATGGGGCAGGACACCAATATGCTAAACACCCACCAACAGTTGGTTAGGACCACATCAGGGCGAGCAGGGCAGGACACTCGGCTCCAGGCTCTGGGGTCGGGCATAGGGCTGCTCAAGCTTCTGTCGAATATCCCCCAGGCAGAGCCGGTGAGGGGAGGCCCACTGGAGGGCTTTCAACTGCCCAGAGGCAGGCGGGTTATGGGGGTCGGGGATGCCAGGGCTGGGGGATGCCCTTGAGTAGCTACGGCCTGGAGCTGAGGTCCAGGTGTGAATCAGGAAGGGACCAGGGGAGGCCTAAAGGATGTAGGAGGAAATTGAAGGATGACATGTAAGGCTGAGTCCAAGGGATGACGGAGGAAGTTAGGGAGTACTGCTGGAGGAGTGGGGTTTCAGGAAAATGTATTCCTTTCACCTTGGCTGTAGCAGGTCTACCACTCACCAGCTGTGTGGGCTCGGCTACCTGACCTCTCTGAGCTCTGGTTTTCTCCTCTGCATGGTGGGATGATAGCAAGCACCTACCTCATAGGGTCCTGGGTGTGAAAGGGCTAAGCACAGGGTAGGTGCTCTGTACATGGTGGCTGTCGCTATTTCACTATGCAGAATGGAGGTAGTGACCAGTCAGTCTTCATGGGAACCAGAGCCCAGAGGGGCCCACGCAGCATGCACAGAACAGAGGCCTCCTGGAGGAGGTACAAAGTGATCCGAGACCACTCTGCTCAGAGCTGGTCTCCCCTCCTGTTTCTGCCCAGGAGAGCCTGGGAAGTGGCGATGGTGTGCCAATTCAGGGTCCGCAGCAAAGGTCTCAGAGCACAGGGCAGGTGGTGAGGAAGGACCGCAGGCCCAAGATTCGGAACAAGAAGGGACAGGGCTCTGCTGAAGCTGAGGAGTAAGAAGTGGTGGGATGGGCTGGGAAGAGGAGGGGTGTCAGGCCCTGCTGGGGCTGGCATGGACAGTgaccccccaccctctccctcttcagtctctttccctctcctcctcggaaaccctccttccccttccagtGGGCCTGGGAGAGCTTCATCACAGATGGCCAGGCTCTGCTTCAGCCAAGATCTCCTTCAACCCCTGGGCACCAAGTCCTGCCCTGGCCCCGTGTGGCTCCCCTGCGCAAGTCCAGGCCCAAGTCCACAGCCAACCTCCCAGAGGAGCAAAACATGGAGAGGAAACAGCAGCTTGGGGCCTGGGGTGGCATTCCCATCCTTCCCAGCAAAGAGGAGAGCCAAGGGCCAGAGCCACCCAGTGAGTGTGGTCTCCGGACACCTGAGAAGAGGTCAGGAGCAGGATTGGAGTCTGAGGAGACTGCTGAGCCGGAAGGGCCAGGTGCTGAGGAGGTCAAGAGGGGTCTGAGCCCTGGGGAACTGCCCCAGCTCCCCAGGAGGGGGTTGATCTCGGAGGAGGAGTGGTTCTCAGAGGCCACAGAGGAGACTGAGGAGGGGGAGCACCGGGGCCCTCCCAGAAGGAGCAGCAGTTCTCAGAAAAAGGGGCAGGATTCTGGAGAAGAGGCCTTGGATGAGGGGGAACTGCAGGGCCAGAGCCTGGGGAGCAGCTCCAGCTGTAACAACCCTCGAGAGCCACAGAGGAAGAAGCCAGGTGCCAAGGAGCGGGAGGGGCCATGGGACCTGGAAAAGCTGCACAGACAGCTACAGCAAGAGTTGGACTGTGGTGAGTGCACGGCTCGGTGCCTGGGTCCCCCAGAAACTACATGATGGGGGAGAGCAGTTGGGGAGTCCCTGACCTGGGCCAGGAGTTCCGATGGGGCTGGGCTATTCAGGGTGCTTGGTGGGATGGTCGAGTCCCTGACTTGGTCCCACTGTGGACAGGTCCCCAAAAACAACCCTGGAAGGCTTTGCGAGATGCTTTCCAGGCCTCCAGCCGGAGTGGGAAGGCTCAGATCTTGGGAAATGAAACTTTCCTGTTTGCCAACTTCCCTAATCGCACCTTCCACAAACGACATGAGGCCACCAGGTAAGGGGGAAGAGCAAGGGGTGGGAGCCAAGAGAGAGTAGGGAAGAAGACAGTTCTCTAAGAGGCACttagtagggtggcgcctgtggctcagtcagtaaggtgccggccccatataccgagggtggcgggttcaaacccagccccagccaaactgcaaccaaaaaatagccgggtgttgtggcgggtgcctgtagtcccagctactcgggaggctgaggcaagagaatcgcttaagcccaggaggtggaggttgctgtgagctgtgtgaggccacctcactctaccgagggccgtaaagtgagactctgtctctacaaaaaaataaataataaataaagtaaattctATGGTGTCACCTGcttatctgtttaaaaaaaaaaaaaaagaggcacttAGTAATTCATATTCTCATctctttatttatccattcaccaatcTATCTGATTGCCCAATTATCTATTaatccatccatcaatccatccagaTACTGACAATATCTATCCAACCATTCATTCTCTGTCTAGTTGGCCAACTGCTTATTCAtttcttccatccatccattaaTCTATTAACAAGTGACTAATGCAACTACTCACGGGCCCTCAGGATATAAAGATCAAAAGACTTGGCGCCAGCCCCACCAACCTCAATGTCTGGAAGAAGAGACAGATGGCAATTATGTCAATTCAGTTAGATAATTGCTACACTTGGCTTGGGCTTGAACAAGAGACAGTGGGAGCAGACTCAGAAGGTAGGAGGCTATGAGGAGGTTGTTGGTAGGGTTTAGATGAGGGATGATAAGGGCCTGATCCAGCTGGCCCtatgggtggagagagggggatcCACTTAAGAGATATTTAGAGGTGGCTCAGTGGGCCTTAGTGACTGGTTAGAAGTGCTATGAGAGGGAGAGAATTCATTCAGCATTCTTATAGCACCCCTCAGTTCTAAATATAatacaatttatatttaatttatagaaattatatttacataaatagaaattatatacatttatagtgtacaacataatttttttttctaagacagtctcagtatgttgcccagactagagtgccgtgatatcagcctagctcacagcaacctcacacttctgggttcaagtgatcctcctacctcagcctcctgagtggctggaagtacagacacctgccacagtggctaatttttctgtttttagtacatatgctgttgctcaggctggtctcaaactcctgagctcaagaaatcctcccaccttggccccccagagtgctaggattacatgtgtgagccactgtgcctgcctcaACACgatgttttgaaatacatatataaacattgtggaatggctaaaccaagctaattaacatatgcattacctcacaaatttattttgtagtgaaaacacttaaaatctactcttttagcaattttcaagcatataatatattgtttttttttgagacagagtttcactttgtcaccctcagtagagtgctatggcatcatagctcacagcaacctcaaactcctgggcttaattgattctcttgcctcagcctcccaagtagtgaggactacaggcgcccgccacaacgcctgctattttctttcttgtagttgtctctattgtttggcaggcccgtgctAACCTCAAACCTGCcggctctggtgtacatggctggcaccctagccacttgaactacagacaccaagcccatataatacattgttattaactatacacatcatgttgtacaatggatctcttgaacttattcctcctgtctaaccAAAATTTCGTATCCTTTGACTAACATTTCCCCACTCCTTCCCCCAAACCCACCCAGACCCTGAGAAGCACCACTCTATTATCTGTGTCTATGAGTTCGACTTTTTTAGATTCTACGtatgagtgagatcatgtggtatttgactTTCTATGCCTTATGTCactaacataatgtcctccaggtttatcTATGTTGTCTCAGATGACAGGGTTTCCTTATTTCTTTAAGgcaaaatagtatttcattgtgtgtctATAAATTTTCTCAactatccattcatctgttgatggaacGTTAGGTTGGTTCtgtatcttggctactgtgataCTGCGGCAGTGAATGTGGGAATGCAGTATCTCtgcaacatactgatttcatttccactggatatatgcccagaagtggaattgctggatcacatggtacctctatttttagtttgatgaggaaactccatactgtttttcatagtggctgtactaatttacattcccaccatcagttCATAGGGGTTCCCTTTTCTTCatgtcctcaccaacacttaccTCAAAGATGAgagatgacatctcattgtgACTTTAacctgcatttccctgataattaggaatgttgaacatttttaaatataccttttggccatttgtatgtcttcttttggaaATGTCCATTCCTTGAGTCTTGCTTTTTATATagagaggcagggtcttacttctggcctcaattgatcctcctgcctcagccctctgagtagctgggactatgtgcatatgccaccatacccagctcattaaaacaatattttgtagaaacaggatcctcctgcctcagtcctccAAGTACCTGGCAGTACAGGtgactgtgcctggcttctttgcccatttttaaattgtgttattttcttgctattacGTTCCTTAaatgttttggatattaaccccttatcagaagtgtggtttgcaaatattttctcccgttctgtgggttgtctctacaactttttttttttttttgtagagacagagtctcactgtaccgccctcgggtagagtgccgtggcgtcgcacggctcacagcaacctctaactcttgggcttatgcgattctcctgcctcagtctcccgagtagctgggactacaggcgcccgccacaacgcccggctattttttttttttgttgcagtttggccggggctgggtttgaacacgccaccctcggcatatggggccggcgccctactcactgagccacaggcgccaccctctacaACTTTTTTGATTGGTGCCTTTggtatgcagaagctttttagtttgatgcaataTCATATGTCTACTcgtatttttgcttttattctctGTGCTTTTGGGGTCATATCTAAAAAATCATTGCCCACACCAATGTCATGGAACTTTCCCCtaggttttcttttctgagacactttgttgccctgggtagagtgccatagtgtcacagcaacttcaaactctgggctcaagagatcctcttgcctcagcctcccgagtagctaagacCACAGATGCcttccacaatacctggctagtttttctatttttttttttttttttttagtagagatgggatctcactcttgctcaggctggtctcaaactcc
This is a stretch of genomic DNA from Nycticebus coucang isolate mNycCou1 chromosome 14, mNycCou1.pri, whole genome shotgun sequence. It encodes these proteins:
- the TSGA10IP gene encoding testis-specific protein 10-interacting protein isoform X2 — translated: MGQDTNMLNTHQQLVRTTSGRAGQDTRLQALGSGIGLLKLLSNIPQAEPESLGSGDGVPIQGPQQRSQSTGQVVRKDRRPKIRNKKGQGSAEAEDLFPSPPRKPSFPFQWAWESFITDGQALLQPRSPSTPGHQVLPWPRVAPLRKSRPKSTANLPEEQNMERKQQLGAWGGIPILPSKEESQGPEPPSECGLRTPEKRSGAGLESEETAEPEGPGAEEVKRGLSPGELPQLPRRGLISEEEWFSEATEETEEGEHRGPPRRSSSSQKKGQDSGEEALDEGELQGQSLGSSSSCNNPREPQRKKPGAKEREGPWDLEKLHRQLQQELDCGPQKQPWKALRDAFQASSRSGKAQILGNETFLFANFPNRTFHKRHEATRSLLQSWERQQQEERQQAERRRAREQRIQQQVARCLAAYAPKGSRGPGATQRKLEELRRQERQRFAEYQAELQGIQHRVQARPFLFQQAMQANARLTVARRFSQVLSALGLNEEQLLAEAGKADIQGTARKPRSHKSLEVRMEHSSQSPPRTEPTSIQLDRHITLSLDPQCRS
- the TSGA10IP gene encoding testis-specific protein 10-interacting protein isoform X1; this encodes MGQDTNMLNTHQQLVRTTSGRAGQDTRLQALGSGIGLLKLLSNIPQAEPESLGSGDGVPIQGPQQRSQSTGQVVRKDRRPKIRNKKGQGSAEAEDLFPSPPRKPSFPFQWAWESFITDGQALLQPRSPSTPGHQVLPWPRVAPLRKSRPKSTANLPEEQNMERKQQLGAWGGIPILPSKEESQGPEPPSECGLRTPEKRSGAGLESEETAEPEGPGAEEVKRGLSPGELPQLPRRGLISEEEWFSEATEETEEGEHRGPPRRSSSSQKKGQDSGEEALDEGELQGQSLGSSSSCNNPREPQRKKPGAKEREGPWDLEKLHRQLQQELDCGPQKQPWKALRDAFQASSRSGKAQILGNETFLFANFPNRTFHKRHEATRSLLQSWERQQQEERQQAERRRAREQRIQQQVARCLAAYAPKGSRGPGATQRKLEELRRQERQRFAEYQAELQGIQHRVQARPFLFQQAMQPWCRAGTPLFSLQANARLTVARRFSQVLSALGLNEEQLLAEAGKADIQGTARKPRSHKSLEVRMEHSSQSPPRTEPTSIQLDRHITLSLDPQCRS